The genomic region AAAAGGGAATGCCGGACAAGCAAATTATGCCGCTTCAAAGGCAGGAATGATTGGCTTTACAAAATCCATAGCGTTGGAACTGGGTTCCAGAAATATTCGATGCAATGCTATTGCACCCGGATTTATCGAAACAGAAATGACCGGCGCCCTGGCCCCTGAAACCGTTCAACAATGGCGGGAACAAATTCCTCTCAAACGCGGTGGAACTCCGGAAGATGTGGCTAAAACAGTGGTCTTCCTGGCAAGCGACTGGTCGGCATATATTACCGGACAAGTAATTAATGTTGATGGCGGAATGCTTACTTAACCATAAGATTTTATATTAACATAGTGTTTTTAGCTTTGAAAATATGGCTTCCGGCTGCCGGCTACCGGCTACCCGCCTTGGGTTGAGAGGCAAGTTGAATGCGTTGCTCTGAGAACTTTTGGTCGCGACGGGGTGCGATGTTTACTGCATCGAGGACAGCCTCATTGTCTCCCACTTTGTGCTTTTAATTTGTATCGTAACATAATTATCATTTTTCAATTGGAATAGCTTCTTCAAAATAAAGTAAGCCGGTAGCTGGTAGCTGGTAGCCGGAAGCAGGAAGCAGGAAGCCGGAAGCCGCGAATTTTGTCGTTGCAAATTACCTGATTGTCGATTAATTATTTGTCCCACGACTGCCTTTGCTATATTCGTAGCAAGAATTACTACATTATGAAAAAAATCAAGCTGTCATTACTACTATTAGGGGTGGCGTGTTTACAGGTGTATGCCGGAAATAATGGTACCGACATTCAAAACAAAATTCTTCCTTACCCGATTCAGCAAAAGAAATTACCCAATGGGCTTAACGTGGTTACTATTCCTTACGATAGTCCCGGATTGGCTGCGTTTTATATTGTGGTAAGAGTGGGCTCCCGCGAGGAAGTAGAAGAAGGGAAAACCGGTTTCGCTCACTTTTTTGAGCATATGATGTTTCCGTGGAACTGAAAAGTATTCCAAAGAACAATATAGCGATGCCTTGAAAGCCACAGGAGCCAGTGCCAACGCCAACACCTGGCTGGACCGAACTGTGTATCATATGACCGGGAATGCCGCCAAACTGGATAAAATGTTTGAACTCGAAGCCGACCGTTTTATGAATTTGAAATATTCAGTGCAGGATTTTAAAACAGAGGCCGGGGCTGTAAAAGGAGAATACACGAAAAATTCTGCCAGCCCTTTTGTGTTGCTGGATGAAAAAGTGAATGATATCGCCTTCGCCACCCATACCTATAAACATACCACCATGGGATTTTTTAAAGATATAGTGGATATGCCCAATCAGTATGAATATTCTATTGAATTCTTCAAAAGATTTTATCGTCCGGAATATGCAACAATTCTGGTAGTTGGTGACGTCACTTCCGAAAAAGTAAATATGCTTGCCGAAAAATATTTTGGAAGCTGGCAAACGGGTAACTATGTTGCAAAAATCCCAACAGAACCTGATCAAAAGGAAACGAAATACACACATGTAACAAAAGCGAATTTCCCACCGGTAGTTTCACTCAATTATAAAGCACCGGCCTATAGTGAAACCAACAATGAATCTGTTGCCCTGGATTTATTTCTCACCATTTTATTCTCTGAAAAATCTGCATTGTACAATAAACTGGTGGTCACTGAGCAAAAAGCAAGAGATTTGGGGGCATCCTTTTTCTTAACGCGTGACCCTTACCTGGCAAAAATTCAGGCTTCATTGGTAGATACAAAAGACATGCAATACGTACGCGATGAAATGAATAAGGTAATCGAAGTAGCAAAAAAGACGCCCTTCACTGCTAAGGAAATTGAAGAAGCTAAAATGCGGCTGCGTTATAGTTTCGCGATGGGAATGGATAGTCCTACCCGGATTGCAGAAAGTGTTTCCTTCTATACATGGGTCACCGGCAATCCGGAGTCTATTAATACTGCTTATGAAAAGTATGGAAAAGTGACCGCCGAAGAGATGATGAAGGCTGCTCAGAAATACCTGACACCACAAGGTCTTACGATTGCTACCATTTCTGCTGATGAAAATTGTCCGGTTAAATAATATTGCCAAATAACACTATGAAAAAATTACTCTGTTTAATAATTATACTTTCCTCTTTCACCGCCAAAGCCTCTGAGGTGATAGAGCTTAAGCTTCCGAAGTCGGATAAAGTTGTGGTGAAACTGATGTTTAAAAACGGGTCTATGTCTGATCCTAAAAACAAAGCCGGACTCACCTCCTTAACTGCAAATGTTATAGCAGAAGGTGGCACAAAGGAGTTGAGCAGCACCGCCATCAAGGATCTGATTTATCCATGGGCGTCGGGGTATAATGTGTCCGTAGATAAAGAAGTGAGTATATTCACTTTTAGTGTTCATCGCGATCATTTGGATAAATTTTACCCGGTCTTGAAAGGATTGATTCTTACTCCAAGATTTGAGGAAGAAGATTTTAAACGGGTTAAGTCGAACCAGCAGAATTATATCGATGAAGTCATCCGCACTTCCTCTGATGAAGAATATTCGAAGAAACTTCTGGAGGATTTCCTGTTCAGAGGTTCGTCTTATCAACATCCTGTGGCAGGAACATCTGAAGGAATCAAGAGCAGTACATTAGAAGATGTTAAGAATCATTACCTGAATTATTTTACAAAAACAAATCTAACGATAGGTATAGCCGGAAATTACACCCCTGAGTTTTTGAATAAATTAAAATCAGACATGGCAATGCTGCCGGAGATGAAATCGCCTTTACCGGAGATGGCCATTGCCAGAATACCTAATGGTATCGAAGTTGAAATTGTTTCAAAAGACAATGCATTAGGCTCCGCGATTTTTGCCGGTTTCCCCATGACCATTACAAGGGCCAATGATGACTTCGCTGCTTTAATGATAGCAAATTCGTGGCTTGGGGAACATCGTAAATCCTATTCCCGCCTGTATCAGAAAATCCGTGAGCAACGCTCTATGAATTATGGAGATTATAGCTATATTGAATGGTACAATAACGGAGGATCCAATATGTTGCCCAGACCCGGTTTCCCGCGGCGATCTAACTATTTCTCCATTTGGATTCGTCCGGTTCAAACCGCTAAAGGACTAAAAGGTCAATATCCTGAACTTTCTACAATTGAAACAGGTCATGCACACTTCGCCCTTAGAATGGCCATCAAAGAGATGGATGAGCTTATTTCTAAAGGGATGAGCAAGGAAGATTTTGAATTGACCAGAGAATTCCTTCGCTCCTATATGAAACTCTATGCACAAACATCAGAGCAACAATTGGGTTACCTGATGGATAGCCGTTTTTACAATAGGAATAACTGGCTTGAAACTGCTGATCAATTGCTGGCAGGATGTACGCAAGAGAAAGTGAATGCAGCTATTAAAAAGTACTGGCAAACAAAAAACATGTTTATTACGATTGTGACTGATAAAAGTGAAGCTGTACCGTTAGCCAGAAGTCTTCGCGAAGGAACTGAATCACCCATGAGTTACAGTGATGCATTAAAAGGAGTATTAAGTGCTGAAATTTTAAAGGAAGATGATGTGGTAAAATCATATCCCATGAAAGTGAGTACAGTAACTATCCTCGAATCTAACGATACTTTCCGAAAGTAAGCGCCATATTGCTATTTCTTATTTGATGTATACCAACAAGTAATAATTAGCACCCGCCAAGCATGAGAAAAAAGGCCTTGAAAAAAAGGGCGGCGATCGTAGGGGGAGGCGCAGCGGGTTTCTTTGCAGCCATCCGATTGGCAGAACTTCAGCCGGAGGTAGAAGTAACTATTTTTGAAAAGAGCAATCACGTACTCAGTAAAGTAAAAGTTTCCGGCGGAGGCAGATGTAATGTAACACATGCCTGCTTTGACCCGCGAGAGTTGGTTAAGTTTTATCCAAGAGGGAGGAAGGAACTCATGGGCCCGTTTCACAAATTCGCTCCCGGTGATACTATAGCCTGGTTTAACGACAGAGGAGTAGAGTTGAAGACGGAGGACGACGGCAGAATGTTTCCGATAACAGATTCATCACAAACAATAATCAACACATTTTTGAATGAAGCCCGGGAAAATAATATTATCATTAAAATGCAATGCGGGATAGCAGGACTCCGGTTTATAAATGATCAATGGGAAATTACACTCCAGGATGAAACCACAACGAATTTTGATGTAATCCTTATAGCAACAGGAAGTAGCTCTTCGGTATGGCAACAATTGAAATCCCTCGGTTTAAAAATAGTGGAACCGGTTCCATCGTTATTTACCTTCAATATCAAGGACCGATTTCTTTATGAATTAGCCGGCATCAGCGTAGAACATGTTTCTATACATATTCCCGGAACAAAACTGAAAGCTGTGGGACCCTTGCTCTTCACCCATTGGGGAATGAGCGGTCCGGCAATTCTTAAGCTTTCGGCATGGGGTGCGCGTATACTGAAGGATCTCCATTATAATTTCCCGATTTCAGTTTCGTATTTAACGGAAGAAGACGATGCATCGTTAAGTGAAAAACTAAAGCATATCAGACATTCCGAATCGAAGAAGCAAGTGAGTACTTTTTCACCCTTCGCAGCGATATCGAAACGCCATTGGAATTATTTACTTCAAAGGGCAAGTATCGCTTCAAAATTAAATTGGGCAGATCTCTCCAATAAGAATCTGAATCAGTTAATGATTGAATTATTACACGGGCAATATCTTGTACAGGGAAAGAGCACCTTTAAAGATGAATTTGTTACTTGCGGGGGTGTCGCTTTGGAAGAAATCAATTTTAAAACCTACGAAGCAAACCGCTTTCCGGGATTATACTTCGGAGGTGAAATTATCGACATTGATGCCATCACCGGCGGATTCAATTTCCAACATGCCTGGACCTCCGGCTGGATTGCAGGAGAAGCCATGAGTGAACGACTGAGTAAATAAGCGGACTTTAAAGCTCAGAAATCTTCTTCATATTATCCTCCGGAACGCGGTCAACGAGATAATAATAAGGATCAATTCCTGCCTGATAGGGTTCTTCTTTTGTAAACATAGTGAAGGACATTTCATTCTTATCGAAATGTACTTTTTCCAGTCGAAGTGCTTTACCATATTTTTTTCCCTTTTCCGGTTTAGCAAAAACACCCACTTCAATCCAATCATGAATTGCAGTTGATTTCTCTCTTCCGCTGGAGTCTGCGTACATTTTATCGGCTGTAACCTTAAAGCTCACTTCATACCCATCCTTCACTTTTTTAGAAGATGCTTCCAATACACGATTATGAAAGATGGTCATTTTTTTAAATAAGTCGGTGATCAAATATTTAAGGCTATCAGGAGTTTGTCGTTCCAGTCTTTCCACTAACTCATACGATCCCGGATAGGGAGGCTCCCTGTATGCGAAACTATCTACAAGATTCTTTAAAGCGATATTGACATTTTGATCACCGATCATTTCCTTCAGATAATATACGATCACGCTCGCCTTGTTATAATGTACATACCCTTGATTTTCCACCTCCATCAACGGGCACTCCTTCTCGTTCTCCGATCCTCTTGAACGCAGGTACCTGTCCATCTCATAGCGAAGAAACTTATGCATTTGTTCCTTACCGTACATTTTTTCCATTACCATCAGCGCGGAATATTGAGACATAGATTCAGAAAGCAACGTAGAACCTTGCATCTCCGGACCGATTACCTGATGCGCCCACCATTGATGACCCATTTCATGAGCAACCACATAGGTCACCATATCGATATCCTCCGGGTCTTCGAGATTTGCAATGAACCCAATCGCCTCAGAGTAGGGCATTGTACCCGGAAAGGCCTGAGCAAAACTTGCATAGCGGGGGAATTCAATAATTCGGGCCTGCTTATGTTTATATGGGCCAAAATGTTCTGTATAATAATCAATGGATTTTTCCATCGACATCAACATTTTATCAACGTTGTAGGGGTGAGCAGCATCATAATACACCTCCAGTTGAATTCCTTTATGCACCTTTTTTCGTATTTCAAATCGGGCGGAGAGAAACGAATAAAAATTCAAGGAAGGGTGATCCAGTTCATACTCAAAATAAGCCCGACCTTCCTTTTTCCATTGTCTTTTCAACGAGCCCGGCGCGATAGCAATCTGATCATCACTGGTACTGAAAATGGTTTTTACAGTTACCCAATCTGAGTTATTGCTGGTATATGTATTCATCCGCAAATTGGGATCCCTGCTGAGCTTAGGCATTCTTTCACGCGGTTTCAAGTCCTGCTTCTTTCGGTCTCCTTTATCCTGCAATTCATACCGTGACTGATAACCGATTTGGGGAAGAAACGATGAATTATTAAAAAAAGATCCGTTATCAACGATAGAGGTATTAGAGATTTCATTCTCTATACCATTAGCCTGATACAATGAAGACATATTAATTTTCATGCTATCTCCGGGAAGCAATGCTTTTTTCAAACCATAAATTTCAAAATCCCGTATAGTATCATTTAATACCAATCTGGCACCGGGAATAGAAATGGTATATTTATAATCTGACGGTGTGGTAAAGAAGATGGAATCAATAGCCTTATTGCTCTTATTCTTGATCCACTGTATGGATTGAACACTCAGTCTTCTTTCGGCGGGAAATAAATCGATAGTATATTCTATTGCAATGATGCGTGGCTGTGCAACATGTTCATATTTTTTGTACATTTTTTCATACTCCGATTGAAGTTTTTCAATCTTCTTAGCTGTGACGTAGGTATTAAGCACCTTGGTATTGTAAAAAAGAAAGGCTCCAAACACAACCCATAGCGTCAGTACGGTATAAAATACCGGACGAAGTTTCAGAAAACGATGCCTTGCCATTTTCGTACGCACTTTAAAGCTCAGTTCCCTGCCTCGCTGCCAGTATAACAATCCGACAACCAGCAACACTAAACTAAAGAAAAGCCAATACACTTCAAATGCAAGCTTGCCCTTTAAAAAAGGACCAAAAGCATACATATCCGAATAAATTAATTCAGGACTTGATCCATATTGAATAAGATTAGATTCCACATCTAAAGCAGGCCAAACAAAGTTATTGGCAATAATAAATGCGATAAATAAAAAGTAACCCAGGTATTTATTGTTCACCATAATATGAAAAAACACGGAGAGAGAAATAAATGCCAGAAAATTAATTCCATTTACAAATATCAATTTAGTGAAATACACACTTAATCTGATATCATCAAAGCCATGGATCAACTGAGTACTAATTCCAATCAGACAGCCAATAATTATTAAAGTTTCAATAACAAGCCACAAGGCAACGGTCTTCGAGATAAGAGGAATCCAGTCGGAGTAGGGGAGTGCATCATAAATGTCATTCACCTTGCTGTCCCTTTCTTTCCATACGATAGAGCCGGTATAAAAAGTTACTACGGCCAATAGAAAAATAAAAAAGGATCCCTCAATCACATCAATGACCTGATAGGTTACAGGGAATGCGGTTAATCCATAACCTTGCGAGGTGGCGAATGACATAGAGCTGATTAAATTCACTGCTCCAAAAGCATAATCACCAGAAAGGCTGTATTCTTCAAAATAGAAATCGTTTCCAGCCGGATCTGACTTAATAATTGACGAATAGAAATTCCGGTACTGAACGTCGGTTGAACGGAAAGGAGAGGTTCCCATGTACGTGCAGATGAAAGAGGAAGAGTGGCATCAACTTTAGCAGCCTTCTTCGAGCTACCCGCCTTCTCTGAAAAACTGAATCTATAATAAGTAAATACCATAACAAGCAACCCCACACTCATCCATATTAATCGATTCATCAATAGCAATCCTTCAAAACCCATAGACATGGTATTTCTATCATCCACTGTCCAGTATTTAGTAGCCACTGAAAATGTTCTCATCCCAAAAGGATCCAACATGGCTCCGAGAACTTCGCTATCGATGTCCCGAATCATATTTTGAGAAATGATGTATCCGACAAGCAAGCCTATGCTACCAACAAATGATAAGATCGTGTTTCTGGTGAGGGCAGCGATAGAAAAAATGATTGCACCGGCAAACAGTAAATTAGGAATCGCAAAAACCATGATCCCATGAAAATGTCCGCTCCAAAAGGTAGGTCCTGTCAATTCATCATCCAGCCAGGGCATAGCGGTTCCAATAAGATTTCCTACGGAGACACCGAGAAATGGAATAATGCTGATAATTATTGCACCAAAAAATCTCCCGAAAAGAAAATCTCTCTTTTTAATGGGAGTAGTAAAAAAAATCTGACTTGTTTTTTCACTAAAATCGCGAGCGGCTGCACTGTTCAGGAATGCTGTAACCATCAATAAGGCGATCAATGACATGACCGCATAAAAATTCTCTACAACATAAGGTGCATTCTTGTGCACATTACCCACACGTTGTCCAACGGTGATGGATTCACTGGAACTGGCACCAAAAATAAGCAGGGCATTTATCAGGAAGAAGATATAAACAATAGGCTGACGCAGCCAATAGCGCAATTCAAATTTTAGAATATGAAGGAACATCATCTTTTAAGATTAGATCGTTGAAGTTTGAAAACCTTTAATATGGGTGAAGAACACATCTTCCAGATCTGCCTGAACCGGATCAAAACCGGAGCCCGGAGAGCTATTACTAAACACATGCACCATAGGTTTTCCGGCCACCATCCGTGTAGATATTACGGGGTGCGTATCCGAAAACTCAGGAACTTCCTGCTTGGGCACCTGCTTCTTCCAAATTTTTCCTTCTACTGCATGCAACGCATTGTCAGGACTTCCGGCATACAAGACCCTCCCTTTATCAATAATGGCCATCTGACTACACAACTCTTTCACGTCTTCCACGATATGCGTAGAAAGAATCACAATAACCTGTTCGCCGATTTCAGAGAGTAGATTATAGAATCTATTGCGCTCACCGGGATCTAAGCCTGCCGTAGGTTCATCCACAATAATCAATTTCGGATCGCCCAATAGGGCTTGAGCGATACCAAACCGTTGCTTCATACCACCCGAAAAACCGCCGAGCGCCTTCTTACGAACATCCCAAAGATTTACACGCTTCAGCAAGTCCTCAACTACTACTTTCCGTTGTTTATCTATACCCTTTAAAATGGCTATATGATCCAGCATATCATAGGCAGAAACCTTTGGATAAACTCCAAACTCTTGAGGGAGATAACCCAATATTTTACGCAACTCCAGTTTATCCTTGAGCACATCCAGATCACCCAGTAAAATAGAACCGGAATCGGGTTCCTGCAAAGTGGCAATGGTGCGCATCAAGGTAGATTTTCCTGCACCATTCGGCCCGAGAAGTCCGTACATTCCTTTGGGTATTGTGAGATTAATATCCTGCAAGGCTTTCACACCATTGGGATAGGTTTTTGAAAGATGAGAGATAAGTAGTTCCATATGTTTATTTTTTACAAAGGATGAAGATAATAAAAACCATAAATAGAAATTTGATGGATCATCTAAAACAACCAATAGCAGGTATAAATATGTAATTTGGCTTTCTGAAGTGAAACCGCAATAATCACTCAGCAAAATATCTTAATTCACTAAATCCTTACAAATCTGAAATAATCATAAATCCTTTCTGGCCACGATTCCTTTAAAAAGAAAGCCCGCTTCGTTACTTATCTCAAGGAACACCATTGGACTTTGTAAATACGTTTCTTTCAAAAAATCAGAAGGAATGCAATCTTCACAAGCAGACAACAATTTACCATTTAAATCCTTCGCCAGGCAGTTCGTTAAGGTCTGAAAAATATCAGTAAGGACGGGAATTGAATTTACTTGTTTAGCAATAGCGGCGAGTGCAAGCAAGGTATTGGTTCCATCGTAATCAGTTTGTGACAAGCGGACATAGTGGTACTTTTTGTTTGGTGCGAACACATAGCTATATTCTCGCAACTGATTCGTTTCTCCTAAAGAACTTATATTATCCAGCCAGATCCAGTCCTGAGCGTTCTCTGAAACTTCTAAGGTAAAAAAATGATTTTGATTCTCAGCCGAAACACGCCAAATGGCCTTAAGCTGATTTGCATCTCTTTTTATTGAAAAGTCGAGGAAATCAACAGGCAAAGGATCATAAGTTGAATTCACTTCAAAGGCCACCATTACGAGTCTGGCTGCACTTGCAGTTGAGGTAAAGGTGGGATCAGAAGTAGTTGGAGAAGCCCCTGCCAGACGATAGGAAACGGCATAACAATGCTGAGAAAATTGTAAATCTGCCAGCTCGGTAAATCCGGTTCCACCGGAGGTAAAAGTTACATTATTTCTGTTGGTTGAGACCGAGGCAATGATCATGTCCTTATTATCAGAACTTATTGATGAGGCCAGAGACACTACAGTTGCAGAAGAAGCTGTAGCACTGGTAAATTCAGAAACAGGTGTTGACTGTAAAACTCCTGATAATAAAATAATTTGTCCGGAAATGGAACGGACATTTGATCCGCCGGAACTTGTAGAAATGGTAATATTGTCTCCTGTATGACTGCTGATATTGCTTTCCTTTAAGTAAAACGCAGCATTGAAATTCCTTACCGATGTACCCATGATTACAGATGTGATTTTGGTAAGTGTTTTATCACCCCAGGTAACCGAAGTCACGTCATCAAGACCGTTGAATTCAGCTGTAATAATTATTACGAGTAAACGGTTAGTACCACTCTGACCTGTATAACTGAAACTGGAACCGGAGCCGTAGGTTTGTTCTAAAATAGTAACCTGAGCAGGTAAAAAACATGGTGAAAACAGCAGCCCTAGTAAAAGCCCGTACAATTTCAATGGGTTTAGTTGCTGAATGACTAATTGCATAATTTAGTAAAAACAAATATGTGTCCATACCTTAATTACAAGAAAATAATTATTAAACTTTCTTACATTGTAATTTATATGTAAGGAAAAGAAAAAATTAGTTTAAAATCCATTTTATAAACAAAATATATTTTTCTAATTGTCTAAATTGAAACCTTTTCACATTCGTAAAAGCAGCACAAGGCTCAACTTTCATTGGCAATTAAAAAATATACAGTAATGCAATTTTCGAATATTGAATCTTCAAAAACAGGGGATTGGGGCAAGGTGATTCCCATTCGCAAAGAGCTTTACAAAAATATTGCAGTACAATGTAAAGCGACACCGGCACTTATCACCAATCATTTATTAAGAATACCACTAACAAAAAATAAAATATTCTCCTTCGCTAAAGCTTCGAAGGACGAAGACATCCTTCGCTAATGCTTCGGAGGGCGAAGACGTTTTTTAGCGAATGCTATTCCTGACCCGGATTTAAGGTACTTCTCGAATTCAAAGGCGGTGTATTTGCTTTTGAAAGCAATATACGTTTCGAGTTCCAGAGGCAACCGGGTGGATGTATATTTCACTTCACCAAGATCATGCTCCTCCAATCGCTTCTCTAAATCTGAAGTACAACCGGTGTAAAAAGTACCGTCATGGCACTTCAAAAGATAAACTTTCCACATAAAAATATTTTTATTTTAAAACAATTTTACTCAATTCATAATTAAACTTCGAAGGTCACAATTTTATTAAATATTGAAACTTCTGGTGTAGAATGATCAATATCTTTAGCATGTGGACCGCGTCCACCGTAGCCCCTCCTTCGCTAAAGCTTCGGAGGGCGATGCCCTAAATACTTATTGAACCTTCTTTTATAGATTACTATTTGCAGCTATCAAGTTTATTCCCCTAAATACTTATTGAACCTTCTTTTATAGATTACGATTTGCAGTTATCAAGTTTATTCATTGTGGACCGCGTCCACCGTAGCCCCTCCTTCGCTAAAGCTTCGGAGGGCGATGCCCTATATACTTATTGAACCTTCTTTTATAGATTACGATTTGCAGTTATCAAGTTTATTCATTGTGGACCGCGTCCACCGTAGCCCCTCCTTCGCTAAAGCTTCGGAGGGCGCTGCCCTAAATACTTATTGAACCTTCTTTTATAGATTACGATTTGCAGTTATCAAGTTTATTCATTGTGGACCGCGTCCACCGTAGCCCCTCCTTCGCTAAAGCTTCGGAGGGCGATGCCCTATATACTTATTGAACCTTCTTTTATAGATTACTATTTGCAGTTATCAAGTTTATTCATTGTGGACCGCGTCCACCGTAGCCCGACGAAGCTTTAGCGTTGTCTAGAAATTATAACACATTTAAAATTTGAGACTACTACCAGTTTTATTAAGAAAAGAAAAGCCCTCCAACGCTAAAGCTTCGGAGGGCGAAGGTGGAGTCGGTGGGATTTGAACCCACGTCCAGCCAGGGAATCAACAAGTTTTCTACATGCTTAGTAGCTACTTGAATTGTAGGGAGAGTGGTCGGTGAGTTACAAACCATTACTCTACTTAGTTCTTTTATCTCGTCAAACAGTCAGAACTCCGATAAGACCAGCCTGCCATTGTGATGCCCTGTTCCTCCGCCCGGCAGGCGGGAGGCAGTGGTAGAGCAGCTCGTCCCGGCTCCTGGAGCCGTAGATTAAGCTAATCTACTTGGTAGATTAGGCAGCAAGCGCATAATTGTTTTCGCCAGTTAGACGATCGAAAGTTGCGTTTTAAGGGACTGCTTCCAACGCCCTGCATGCTTACCTGCTTATTACTCCTCCTGTCGATTCCTGTCGACCCCATATATTAAGAACTTTTGCAAAGGTAGCAAGAATTATTCCATTTTGAAGAACGTCTTGTCATTACTCAATTCGTCTGCGACGATTTGAATCTGACGAGACGCTGGGTGGATCGTTCGCTGCGCTCTCCGGGGGGATCGCTTCGCTCGACTGTGGGAAGCGGAACAGTTTAGTAGTGCCTACTGCTTGGGGAGGGGGTCCCTGTGTGATCAAAACGGGACCTACACGGGACGGAGCGTCTGCCGGCGCGAAAGCCGGGTTGAATATTGACCGAACAAAAACAAAAGGGGGGGAGTTTCGCCCCCCGGGGGGGGAGGTTGGTGGGCATTGGATAACGAATGATATGAGAAAACGAAAGCCCAAAGTGGAGAGGCGTTGCTCCTCATCGCGAGCGAAAGTTCTCAAAGCATAGCAAGAGTCTAGCCTGCGACGGCCGAGCCGGAGGGTAGCCGGCAGCAGAAAACGCTTAGCTAAGATTAGTATTAAGATGAGCAGAAAAGTACTTCCACAAAGGGTCATTTTGAGGAGGAGGTGCGATTATTTCGATGGGTTCGCCGGAAACGGGATGGGTGAAGTGAATAGCCCTTGCATGAAGGTGAATCGAGCCGTCAGGATTACTGCGGTTAAATCCGTATTTCAAATCTCCCTTTATCGGACAACCAATATCTGCCAACATGACACGAATCTGGTGATGACGACCGGTATGTGGATGAATCTCCAACAGGTGGTAGGTATCAGAGGAGGAAAGTAGCCGGTAATCCAGCGTGCTTTCCAAAGCATCTTTCTTTGGCTGCAGGGAAGAAAAACTTTTATTCAATTTCTCATTTTTAATTAAAAAACGAGTCAACGAATCTGCGTCTTTTACCGGCTTGTTTTTAACTACAGCCCAGTACGTTTTTTTAATTTCCTTTTCTCTGAAAAGTTTGTTCATCCGCTCCAATGCTTTCGAAGTTCGTGCGAAGAGTACAATACCACTAACCGGGCGGTCTATACGATGAATTACTCCTAAAAATACAGCTCCGGGCTTGTTGAATTTCTCCTTAATATATTCTTTGACCTTTTCACTTAAAGGTACATCACCGGTTTTATCGCCCTGCACAATTTCACCGACCATTTTATTGATGGCGATGATATGATTATCTTCATAAAGTACTTCAGGAAAATCCACATCCTATCAATTAGTACTGTTCCAG from Bacteroidota bacterium harbors:
- a CDS encoding ABC transporter permease codes for the protein MMFLHILKFELRYWLRQPIVYIFFLINALLIFGASSSESITVGQRVGNVHKNAPYVVENFYAVMSLIALLMVTAFLNSAAARDFSEKTSQIFFTTPIKKRDFLFGRFFGAIIISIIPFLGVSVGNLIGTAMPWLDDELTGPTFWSGHFHGIMVFAIPNLLFAGAIIFSIAALTRNTILSFVGSIGLLVGYIISQNMIRDIDSEVLGAMLDPFGMRTFSVATKYWTVDDRNTMSMGFEGLLLMNRLIWMSVGLLVMVFTYYRFSFSEKAGSSKKAAKVDATLPLSSARTWEPLLSVQPTFSTGISIRQLLSQIRLETISILKNTAFLVIMLLEQ
- a CDS encoding ABC transporter ATP-binding protein, giving the protein MELLISHLSKTYPNGVKALQDINLTIPKGMYGLLGPNGAGKSTLMRTIATLQEPDSGSILLGDLDVLKDKLELRKILGYLPQEFGVYPKVSAYDMLDHIAILKGIDKQRKVVVEDLLKRVNLWDVRKKALGGFSGGMKQRFGIAQALLGDPKLIIVDEPTAGLDPGERNRFYNLLSEIGEQVIVILSTHIVEDVKELCSQMAIIDKGRVLYAGSPDNALHAVEGKIWKKQVPKQEVPEFSDTHPVISTRMVAGKPMVHVFSNSSPGSGFDPVQADLEDVFFTHIKGFQTSTI
- a CDS encoding NAD(P)/FAD-dependent oxidoreductase; this translates as MRKKALKKRAAIVGGGAAGFFAAIRLAELQPEVEVTIFEKSNHVLSKVKVSGGGRCNVTHACFDPRELVKFYPRGRKELMGPFHKFAPGDTIAWFNDRGVELKTEDDGRMFPITDSSQTIINTFLNEARENNIIIKMQCGIAGLRFINDQWEITLQDETTTNFDVILIATGSSSSVWQQLKSLGLKIVEPVPSLFTFNIKDRFLYELAGISVEHVSIHIPGTKLKAVGPLLFTHWGMSGPAILKLSAWGARILKDLHYNFPISVSYLTEEDDASLSEKLKHIRHSESKKQVSTFSPFAAISKRHWNYLLQRASIASKLNWADLSNKNLNQLMIELLHGQYLVQGKSTFKDEFVTCGGVALEEINFKTYEANRFPGLYFGGEIIDIDAITGGFNFQHAWTSGWIAGEAMSERLSK
- a CDS encoding insulinase family protein is translated as MKKIKLSLLLLGVACLQVYAGNNGTDIQNKILPYPIQQKKLPNGLNVVTIPYDSPGLAAFYIVVRVGSREEVEEGKTGFAHFFEHMMFPWN
- a CDS encoding insulinase family protein, translated to MKKLLCLIIILSSFTAKASEVIELKLPKSDKVVVKLMFKNGSMSDPKNKAGLTSLTANVIAEGGTKELSSTAIKDLIYPWASGYNVSVDKEVSIFTFSVHRDHLDKFYPVLKGLILTPRFEEEDFKRVKSNQQNYIDEVIRTSSDEEYSKKLLEDFLFRGSSYQHPVAGTSEGIKSSTLEDVKNHYLNYFTKTNLTIGIAGNYTPEFLNKLKSDMAMLPEMKSPLPEMAIARIPNGIEVEIVSKDNALGSAIFAGFPMTITRANDDFAALMIANSWLGEHRKSYSRLYQKIREQRSMNYGDYSYIEWYNNGGSNMLPRPGFPRRSNYFSIWIRPVQTAKGLKGQYPELSTIETGHAHFALRMAIKEMDELISKGMSKEDFELTREFLRSYMKLYAQTSEQQLGYLMDSRFYNRNNWLETADQLLAGCTQEKVNAAIKKYWQTKNMFITIVTDKSEAVPLARSLREGTESPMSYSDALKGVLSAEILKEDDVVKSYPMKVSTVTILESNDTFRK
- a CDS encoding insulinase family protein — its product is MKATGASANANTWLDRTVYHMTGNAAKLDKMFELEADRFMNLKYSVQDFKTEAGAVKGEYTKNSASPFVLLDEKVNDIAFATHTYKHTTMGFFKDIVDMPNQYEYSIEFFKRFYRPEYATILVVGDVTSEKVNMLAEKYFGSWQTGNYVAKIPTEPDQKETKYTHVTKANFPPVVSLNYKAPAYSETNNESVALDLFLTILFSEKSALYNKLVVTEQKARDLGASFFLTRDPYLAKIQASLVDTKDMQYVRDEMNKVIEVAKKTPFTAKEIEEAKMRLRYSFAMGMDSPTRIAESVSFYTWVTGNPESINTAYEKYGKVTAEEMMKAAQKYLTPQGLTIATISADENCPVK